A portion of the Bombina bombina isolate aBomBom1 chromosome 9, aBomBom1.pri, whole genome shotgun sequence genome contains these proteins:
- the LOC128639675 gene encoding trypsin-like — protein sequence MMKLFLLCVLLGAAAAFDDDDKIVGGYTCGKNALPYQVSLNSGYHFCGGSLINNLWVVSAAHCYKASIQVRLGEHNIVTSEGTEQFINSAKVIRHASYNSRTLDNDIMLIKLASAATLNSYVKAVALPSGCAAAGTSCLISGWGNTLSSGTNYPDLLQCVSAPILTTAQCTGAYPGEITNNMICVGYLEGGKDSCQGDSGGPVVCNGQLQGIVSWGYGCALRNYPGVYTKVCNYVSWIQNTIAAN from the exons ATGATGAAGCTGTTTctgctctgtgtgctcctgggagcTGCTG CTGCATTTGATGATGATGATAAGATTGTAGGAGGTTACACCTGCGGCAAGAACGCTCTCCCATATCAGGTGTCTCTGAACTCCGGTTACCATTTCTGTGGTGGGTCCCTGATTAACAACCTGTGGGTTGTGTCTGCTGCTCACTGCTACAAAGC AAGCATCCAGGTCAGACTGGGAGAGCACAACATCGTTACCAGTGAGGGCACAGAGCAGTTCATCAACTCTGCCAAGGTCATCAGACATGCCAGCTACAACTCCAGGACCCTGGACAATGACATCATGCTCATCAAGCTCGCCTCTGCCGCCACCCTGAACTCCTATGTGAAGGCTGTAGCTTTGCCCTCTGGATGTGCCGCGGCTGGCACCAGCTGTCTGATCTCTGGCTGGGGAAACACACTCAGCAGTGGCA CCAACTACCCAGATCTCCTGCAGTGCGTGAGCGCCCCCATCCTGACTACTGCCCAGTGTACCGGTGCCTACCCAGGAGAGATCACCAACAACATGATCTGCGTTGGATATCTGGAAGGTGGCAAGGATTCCTGCCAG GGTGACTCCGGTGGACCTGTGGTGTGTAACGGACAGCTGCAGGGTATCGTCTCATGGGGCTATGGCTGTGCTCTCAGGAACTATCCTGGTGTCTACACCAAGGTCTGCAACTACGTCTCCTGGATCCAGAACACCATCGCTGCCAACTAA